One genomic region from Quercus robur chromosome 4, dhQueRobu3.1, whole genome shotgun sequence encodes:
- the LOC126720335 gene encoding organic cation/carnitine transporter 3-like translates to MADSTPLLSQPNSAESQSTTPPLEKYHPSVDSTIERCIGVFGWAQFFQTLLVNLAWLFDAQQTFISVFTDAYPKWHCTTHQHGCNSVSNICYLPKNSWAWDWPSYTSIISEWKLECSSSIITGLPASSFFMGWLVGGFVLATLADSSLGRKNMIFLSCLTMSLSSLLTVFSTNIWVYSTLRLICGFSRATIGTSALVLTAELVGKRWRGQVGVMGFFCFSIGFLSLPAIAYLNRGSSWRYLCLWTSIPGIFYSMLVHFFVRESPRWLFVRGRKEEAVATLKSIATPSHSSCLTWSFSEVSFQEERWNNGNVFSTIKMLVQKRWAFRRLLPVLAIGFGIGMVYYGMPLGLGNLSFNLYLSVTLNALSEIPSSLITILLIGKLNRKFSVLAFTTLSGIFSIMCALKGEVWTRLRIGLELVSFFSCCTALSILFIFTIELFPTCVRNSATSLVRQAVVFGGVFGPMLVAEERRDGGLSYGVFGWVIGCCGLLAVFLPATRGRALCDTMDEEERKVKASCNGEGDLLA, encoded by the coding sequence ATGGCCGATTCAACACCACTTCTCTCCCAACCCAACTCGGCCGAGTCACAAAGCACCACCCCACCTCTAGAGAAATACCATCCATCCGTTGATTCCACCATTGAACGGTGTATAGGAGTATTTGGGTGGGCCCAATTCTTCCAAACTCTGCTTGTAAACTTGGCATGGCTATTTGATGCACAACAAACATTCATCAGTGTCTTCACTGATGCATACCCAAAATGGCACTGTACTACTCATCAACATGGTTGCAACTCGGTCTCCAACATTTGCTATCTTCCAAAAAATTCATGGGCATGGGATTGGCCTTCCTATACATCAATCATATCAGAATGGAAGTTAGAATGTTCTTCTTCCATTATCACTGGCTTGCCTGCATCATCTTTCTTCATGGGTTGGCTAGTGGGTGGATTCGTTCTTGCCACACTTGCTGATTCCTCACTTGGTCGCAAAAACATGATCTTTCTTTCATGCCTAACCATGTCCCTATCTTCTTTGCTTACTGTCTTCTCCACCAACATATGGGTTTACTCAACTTTAAGATTGATTTGTGGGTTTAGCCGTGCAACAATTGGAACTTCTGCACTTGTGTTAACGGCTGAGCTTGTGGGTAAGAGGTGGCGAGGCCAAGTGGGTGTGATGGGATTCTTTTGTTTCTCAATTGGCTTCTTATCACTACCAGCTATAGCTTATTTGAATAGAGGTTCATCTTGGAGATATCTTTGTTTATGGACTTCTATCCCAGGAATATTTTATTCTATGCTGGTTCACTTCTTTGTTCGTGAGTCTCCCAGATGGCTCTTTGTGCGTGGACGAAAAGAGGAAGCAGTTGCCACGTTGAAAAGCATTGCAACACCTAGCCATAGTAGTTGTTTAACTTGGAGCTTCTCTGAGGTTTCGTTTCAGGAAGAAAGATGGAATAATGGGAATGTTTTCTCGACTATAAAGATGTTGGTGCAGAAAAGATGGGCTTTCCGAAGGTTGTTACCGGTTTTGGCGATTGGTTTTGGGATTGGAATGGTGTACTATGGCATGCCATTAGGCCTAGGAAACTTGTCATTCAATCTCTACTTGAGTGTCACATTAAATGCCTTATCTGAGATACCATCTTCATTGATCACTATCTTGCTTATTGGTAAGTTGAACAGAAAATTTTCTGTGCTTGCTTTCACTACACTTAGTGGGATTTTCAGTATTATGTGTGCTTTAAAAGGTGAGGTGTGGACAAGATTGAGGATTGGACTTGAGCTAGTATCCTTCTTCAGTTGTTGCACTGCGTTAAGTATATTATTCATATTCACAATAGAGTTGTTCCCTACTTGTGTGAGGAACTCAGCAACTTCATTGGTGAGACAAGCAGTTGTGTTTGGTGGTGTGTTTGGTCCGATGCTAGTAGctgaagagagaagagatggagGTTTATCCTATGGGGTGTTTGGGTGGGTGATAGGCTGTTGTGGGCTGTTGGCAGTATTTTTACCGGCGACAAGAGGTAGAGCACTTTGTGATACAATGGATGAGGAAGAACGAAAAGTGAAGGCAAGTTGTAATGGTGAAGGTGATCTATTGGCTTAA